The following are encoded together in the Bradysia coprophila strain Holo2 unplaced genomic scaffold, BU_Bcop_v1 contig_94, whole genome shotgun sequence genome:
- the LOC119084893 gene encoding bax inhibitor 1, with amino-acid sequence MATMNDGFSNFFTKLAGNINAKIEPTVRYHLVKVYSCLTATTICAAVGAFVHLFGIWEAGLLSALGSLGLVLLLSTTADNSKNFYTRLAMLLGFGTLSGHSLGPLLDHVIAVNPQIVMTALVGTSVVFITLSCAALLAERGKFLFLGGMLMSILSTVTLVSLANLFLQSQAIYQAHLYIGLFVMSAFVLYDTQAIMEKRRAGNTDFVKHSLDLFFDLATVFRRLLIILTQKEERDQRRRKNQ; translated from the exons ATGGCAACCATGAACGAtggtttttcgaattttttcacaaaattggcTGGAAATATCAACGCTAAAATTGAGCCCACCGTTCGATATCACTTGGTGAAAGTCTATTCGTGTCTGACTGCCACGACAATATGCGCAGCGGTTGGTGCATTTGTGCATTTATTTGGTATTTGGGAAGCTGGACTGTTGAGCGCTCTAGGCTCATTGGGACTGGTTCTGTTGCTCAGCACAACAGCTgataattcaaagaatttttacaCCCGCCTAGCCATGCTACTTGGGTTTGGAACGCTCTCCGGACATTCTCTAGGACCGCTTCTAGATCATGTGATTGCCGTTAATCCACAGATTGTAATGACAG CATTGGTCGGTACGAGCGTAGTATTCATAACGCTTAGCTGTGCTGCTTTGTTAGCCGAACGTGGAAAGTTCCTGTTTTTGGGTGGCATGTTGATGTCCATTCTCAGCACCGTTACACTGGTCAGTTTGGCTAATTTGTTCCTGCAGTCACAGGCTATCTATCAGGCGCATCTATACATTGGACTGTTCGTTATGTCGGCTTTCGTTTTGTACGATACACAGGCAATTATGGAGAAACGTCGCGCTGGCAATACAGATTTTGTGAAACATTCATTGGATCTGTTCTTCGACTTAGCCACCGTGTTCCGACGTTTATTGATCATTCTGACGCAAAAGGAGGAACGTGATCAACGTAGACGCAAGAACCAGTAA